In Candidatus Desulforudis audaxviator MP104C, a genomic segment contains:
- a CDS encoding IreB family regulatory phosphoprotein, protein MTHPEFPDQTVRFERKAEEVSAAYEILLAVHQALKDKGYNPINQIVGYLLSGDPSYITSHRNARNLIRRLERDELLEELVKSYLAHKSPTGE, encoded by the coding sequence GTGACGCACCCCGAATTCCCGGATCAAACTGTGCGGTTTGAGCGGAAGGCGGAAGAGGTCAGCGCAGCCTATGAAATCCTCTTGGCCGTTCACCAGGCTTTAAAAGACAAGGGCTACAACCCTATCAACCAGATAGTCGGATACCTTTTATCCGGCGATCCCTCCTACATTACCAGCCACCGGAACGCCCGAAATCTGATCCGGCGTCTCGAGCGGGATGAGTTGTTGGAGGAGTTGGTCAAAAGCTACCTGGCGCACAAAAGCCCTACCGGGGAGTAG
- the ruvX gene encoding Holliday junction resolvase RuvX: protein MRLMGLDIGDRRIGVALTDENGVAAYPLEVLERTSPEKDLRRITEIIDQYGVERVVAGLPKTLSGQIGPQGDKVLSFLDKLRVRSTVPVITWDERLTTAEVEKLLVSADLGRRRRRKVVDKLAATLILNSYLNSRKSGRNT from the coding sequence ATGCGCCTGATGGGACTCGATATCGGCGACCGGAGGATCGGGGTGGCCTTAACTGATGAAAACGGGGTTGCGGCCTACCCCCTGGAGGTGTTGGAGCGGACCTCGCCGGAAAAGGATCTGCGCCGGATCACCGAGATCATTGACCAGTACGGGGTCGAGCGGGTGGTGGCCGGACTGCCGAAAACACTCTCGGGGCAAATCGGACCCCAGGGCGATAAGGTGTTGTCTTTTTTGGATAAGCTCCGGGTGCGTTCGACGGTGCCCGTGATCACCTGGGACGAACGGTTAACAACCGCGGAGGTGGAAAAACTACTGGTTAGTGCCGATCTGGGCCGCCGCCGGCGCCGCAAGGTGGTGGACAAACTCGCGGCGACGCTGATCCTGAATTCCTATCTCAATTCCCGGAAATCAGGCCGTAACACTTGA
- a CDS encoding DUF1292 domain-containing protein, translating to MTSEEVITLIDEEGVEHDFTVLDILEVDGTEYAILIPVDDEEQEDEVVIFKFTEDDEGNEILVEIEDDEWEKVADAWQEKVGREH from the coding sequence ATGACATCGGAAGAGGTCATTACCCTGATTGACGAAGAGGGTGTGGAACATGATTTTACTGTCCTGGACATCCTGGAAGTGGACGGTACGGAGTACGCCATCCTGATCCCCGTAGACGACGAGGAACAAGAAGACGAAGTGGTTATCTTCAAGTTCACGGAGGATGACGAAGGAAACGAGATCCTGGTCGAGATTGAGGACGACGAGTGGGAGAAAGTTGCCGACGCCTGGCAGGAGAAAGTTGGTAGAGAACACTAG
- a CDS encoding VanW family protein has product MTGRRLLLLVLSGLAALLLTVTGTFWGIVTVEGRSQTVFPGVSVYGLDLGGLDQAGCLEAVGSLEQSLRCTPLTLVYGSRSWRVELGDLGLVVDGDKITSEALKAGRSGFFVSQWLERGEISRNGFKLDLCADFEEPRFRTVIDEITTEITRAPVDARYHIGNDDTVHIIPHQDGYQVDHGRLKQRILQQLETGRLAPVSIPVVHVVPEYTTSDVEAMNLTGLLAEFGTNYDPAVVNRSYNISVAAGALNNLLIPPGEIVSFNRIVGPRSSEAGYRTAPVIIENQFQEGIGGGVCQVSSTLYNAVVLANLEVLERKNHSLPVTYVPIGRDATVVFGAIDLRFRNNTGGYIYLKTSAANGRVSVKIFGDHRYHPRVEIKSWITETLEPRTVYEDDENLEKGKQVVKQAGLRGYRAQAERWVWQNGAAEKEPLPASFYHPVPEIIAVGTREPVPALIVPPESGVPIWIPDPGNPLSPPGSIPPREENRVLQPE; this is encoded by the coding sequence GTGACCGGGCGTCGCTTACTGCTGTTGGTTCTTTCGGGTCTGGCCGCACTCCTGTTGACCGTCACGGGAACATTCTGGGGCATTGTCACCGTGGAGGGCCGGTCGCAAACTGTGTTCCCGGGGGTGTCGGTTTACGGTCTTGACTTGGGCGGCCTTGACCAGGCGGGATGCCTGGAGGCGGTCGGCTCACTCGAACAGAGCCTCAGGTGCACACCGCTTACCCTGGTCTACGGGAGTAGGTCGTGGCGGGTGGAGCTGGGGGACCTCGGGCTGGTCGTTGACGGAGACAAGATCACAAGCGAAGCGCTCAAAGCCGGACGCTCCGGTTTTTTTGTGTCCCAGTGGCTGGAGCGTGGTGAAATCAGTCGGAACGGGTTTAAGCTCGACCTCTGCGCCGATTTTGAAGAACCCCGGTTCCGCACGGTGATCGACGAGATCACCACCGAAATCACTCGCGCGCCGGTGGACGCCAGGTACCATATCGGTAACGACGACACCGTGCACATCATCCCGCACCAGGACGGCTACCAGGTGGATCACGGCCGGTTGAAACAGCGTATCCTGCAGCAGCTGGAGACCGGACGCCTCGCCCCGGTTTCCATTCCTGTGGTTCACGTTGTGCCGGAGTATACCACCAGCGATGTGGAAGCCATGAACCTGACCGGTCTCCTGGCCGAGTTCGGCACCAACTACGATCCCGCGGTGGTGAACCGGTCTTACAATATCAGCGTGGCGGCGGGTGCCCTTAATAATCTGTTGATCCCCCCCGGGGAGATCGTGTCCTTCAACCGTATTGTTGGTCCCCGCAGCAGTGAGGCGGGGTATCGGACCGCACCGGTGATCATCGAGAACCAGTTCCAGGAGGGCATCGGCGGAGGGGTCTGCCAGGTGTCATCCACCCTGTACAACGCCGTCGTCCTGGCCAACCTCGAAGTCTTGGAACGTAAGAACCACTCCCTGCCGGTGACTTACGTCCCGATCGGCAGGGATGCCACCGTGGTATTCGGGGCGATCGACCTCAGATTCCGGAATAATACCGGAGGGTACATTTACCTCAAGACTTCGGCGGCCAACGGCCGGGTTTCCGTAAAGATCTTCGGCGACCACCGGTATCATCCCCGGGTGGAAATCAAGAGCTGGATCACCGAAACACTGGAACCCCGGACCGTGTACGAGGATGACGAAAACCTGGAAAAGGGCAAGCAAGTCGTCAAGCAGGCGGGCTTGCGCGGGTATCGGGCCCAGGCCGAGCGTTGGGTGTGGCAGAACGGCGCGGCTGAAAAGGAACCGCTCCCGGCGAGCTTCTACCACCCGGTGCCCGAAATCATTGCGGTGGGCACCAGGGAGCCGGTTCCGGCCTTGATTGTGCCCCCGGAAAGCGGGGTGCCGATCTGGATCCCCGACCCCGGTAACCCGTTGTCTCCACCCGGATCAATACCCCCGCGAGAGGAAAATCGTGTTCTGCAGCCGGAATGA
- the mltG gene encoding endolytic transglycosylase MltG, producing MTFRQTVIDRSLYILLGLLGSAAFLIGAAWITANAMLAPVCDRETDPVLVEIPARASTGQIGAILADKGLIRNATAFRLYARFRRLDAVLKAGEYELSPSLSTPEIIEILAQGRARLVAFTIPEGLTLKQTAVLLADRGFVDADVFTRLLDEKAASHPLLSGLPEEQRSLEGYLFPDTYMISIGTSEEQIIRLLLARFEEETARLDLERRAAAHGLNLHEAVTLASLIEREARVAEERRVISGVLHNRLKRNMLLQVDATIIYALGDFDRQVVLYRDLEVDSPYNTYRYSGLPPGPIASPGRDSLIAAVDPDQHDYLYYVAKPDGTHAFSRTLAEHNANKRRYLP from the coding sequence TTGACCTTCCGGCAGACAGTCATCGACCGTTCCCTGTACATTCTTTTGGGGCTCCTGGGATCGGCCGCTTTTCTGATCGGCGCCGCCTGGATCACCGCCAACGCGATGCTGGCGCCGGTTTGCGACCGGGAAACGGATCCGGTGCTGGTGGAGATCCCGGCCAGGGCAAGCACCGGGCAGATCGGCGCCATCTTGGCCGACAAGGGCCTAATCCGGAACGCCACCGCTTTCCGGTTGTATGCCCGGTTTCGGCGACTGGATGCCGTCCTGAAAGCGGGAGAGTACGAGCTTTCCCCGTCTCTGTCCACCCCGGAGATCATTGAGATTCTGGCCCAGGGCCGGGCCAGGCTCGTGGCGTTCACCATCCCCGAGGGGCTGACCTTGAAGCAGACCGCCGTTTTGCTGGCAGACCGCGGGTTCGTGGACGCCGATGTCTTTACGCGGCTCCTGGACGAGAAGGCGGCGTCTCATCCGCTGTTGTCCGGCCTGCCGGAGGAGCAACGCTCGCTGGAAGGCTACCTTTTCCCGGACACCTATATGATTTCCATCGGGACCAGCGAAGAACAGATCATCCGGCTTCTGCTCGCCCGTTTCGAAGAGGAAACTGCCCGCCTGGATCTGGAGCGCCGGGCCGCGGCACACGGTCTTAATCTGCACGAAGCGGTGACCCTTGCCTCCCTGATCGAGCGTGAGGCACGCGTGGCTGAAGAGCGCCGGGTGATTTCCGGGGTGCTCCACAACCGGCTCAAGCGGAATATGCTCCTGCAGGTTGACGCCACCATCATCTACGCGCTGGGCGACTTCGACCGCCAGGTGGTGCTGTACCGCGACCTGGAGGTTGACTCCCCCTACAACACCTACCGGTATTCCGGCCTCCCCCCGGGTCCCATCGCCAGCCCGGGCCGGGACTCCCTGATTGCCGCGGTGGACCCCGACCAACACGACTACCTCTACTACGTCGCCAAACCCGACGGCACCCACGCCTTTTCCCGCACCCTGGCCGAGCACAACGCCAACAAGCGGCGGTACCTGCCCTAG
- a CDS encoding peptidoglycan D,D-transpeptidase FtsI family protein: MEQLRRRRVRWVFVGLVAALALLAGKLGEVQITQHAAFRVAKLSQTAVQVSLESVPRGAILDRNLFDLTGRHAAARIVVIPQLLPEREGLAAELAAILGVDAGEIRAHLDSPGILPYPLSRVQKETVLARGWPGVGVLPVAFRYGERPVAAHVLGHLGPHSPAASGAAAEPGRLAGKSGIELFYEPELAGRQPVAVVRSFFDARGLPLPGLGLVVETHKGDDGRQDVRLTLDLAVQEIVEEVMDRKIETGAVVVLDIATGDILALASRPDYHPARVGEYLSSGVADVFNNQALALYQPGSIFKIVVAAAALEEGIVAPDTTFACAGHEDRLVRCWLAEGHGAVGFAEAFAVSCNPAFARLALQLGSDKVVEYARRFKLDQQAVIGFPFPPDRRQDLDLISRPYNLVNAGIGQGPVLVNPLQITALVAAVGRDGVYIPPRLVIEIRRENRVVRTLEPGAPERIMTAGTARAMNTLLKSVIAGELGEAARVPGWGSAGKTGTAQTANGNNNAWFSGYVPAEKPRYAITVFVRGGGNGGQSAAPVFREVAEQILAH, from the coding sequence TTGGAGCAATTGCGCCGGAGACGTGTGCGCTGGGTTTTCGTGGGCTTGGTGGCCGCCCTAGCTCTGTTGGCTGGGAAGCTCGGGGAAGTCCAGATCACTCAGCACGCCGCTTTCAGGGTGGCCAAACTCAGCCAGACCGCGGTGCAGGTTTCTCTGGAGTCCGTGCCCCGCGGCGCGATCCTGGACCGGAATCTTTTTGACTTGACGGGCCGGCACGCCGCGGCCCGGATCGTGGTGATCCCGCAGCTCCTTCCGGAACGGGAAGGGTTGGCGGCGGAGCTGGCGGCGATTCTGGGCGTTGATGCCGGTGAGATCCGGGCACACCTGGATTCCCCCGGCATCCTGCCGTATCCGCTGTCCCGGGTCCAGAAGGAGACTGTTCTGGCCCGGGGTTGGCCGGGAGTCGGAGTGCTGCCGGTGGCCTTCAGGTACGGGGAACGCCCGGTGGCGGCCCACGTTCTGGGGCACCTGGGCCCGCATTCGCCCGCGGCCTCCGGAGCGGCGGCCGAACCCGGCCGGCTGGCCGGCAAGTCGGGAATCGAATTGTTTTATGAACCCGAACTCGCCGGCCGGCAGCCGGTGGCGGTGGTGCGCAGCTTTTTTGACGCCCGCGGTCTCCCGTTGCCGGGCCTGGGGCTGGTCGTCGAGACCCACAAGGGGGATGACGGGCGTCAGGACGTACGATTGACCCTGGATCTTGCCGTGCAGGAGATCGTAGAGGAGGTCATGGACCGGAAAATCGAGACGGGGGCAGTAGTGGTCCTGGATATCGCCACCGGAGATATTCTGGCCCTGGCCTCACGGCCCGACTACCACCCGGCCCGGGTGGGCGAGTATCTGAGTTCCGGAGTGGCAGACGTGTTCAACAACCAGGCCCTGGCCCTGTACCAGCCGGGCTCCATATTTAAAATTGTGGTGGCGGCCGCGGCACTGGAGGAGGGAATTGTGGCGCCCGACACGACGTTTGCCTGTGCCGGGCACGAGGACAGGCTGGTACGGTGCTGGCTGGCTGAGGGCCACGGTGCGGTCGGTTTTGCTGAGGCCTTCGCCGTTTCCTGCAATCCCGCTTTTGCCCGCCTGGCGCTGCAGTTGGGCAGCGACAAGGTCGTGGAGTACGCCCGCCGTTTCAAACTGGACCAGCAGGCGGTGATCGGGTTTCCTTTTCCACCCGACCGGCGTCAGGATCTCGACCTCATCAGTCGGCCTTACAACCTGGTGAACGCGGGAATCGGCCAGGGACCGGTTTTGGTGAACCCCCTGCAAATCACCGCCCTGGTGGCGGCGGTGGGGCGGGATGGGGTTTACATTCCCCCGCGGCTGGTGATTGAAATCCGACGGGAAAACCGGGTGGTTCGGACATTGGAGCCGGGAGCGCCGGAGCGGATAATGACGGCCGGTACGGCACGGGCCATGAACACGCTGCTCAAATCGGTGATCGCGGGGGAACTCGGGGAAGCCGCCCGGGTACCCGGATGGGGAAGCGCCGGGAAGACCGGAACGGCACAAACCGCGAACGGGAACAACAACGCCTGGTTTTCCGGCTACGTGCCAGCGGAAAAGCCGCGCTACGCGATTACGGTGTTCGTGCGCGGGGGCGGCAACGGTGGTCAGAGTGCCGCTCCGGTGTTCCGGGAGGTCGCGGAGCAAATCCTCGCCCACTAA
- a CDS encoding FmdB family zinc ribbon protein: MPIYDFRCRNCGHQFTVLIQLSEKDGVHCPRCRSRNIRQIISPFSLFGRKPSRDKCGSGGAVGGG; the protein is encoded by the coding sequence ATGCCGATCTATGACTTCAGATGCCGTAATTGCGGGCATCAGTTTACCGTGCTGATTCAGTTGTCGGAGAAAGACGGGGTACATTGCCCGCGTTGCCGGAGCAGGAATATCCGGCAGATCATTTCCCCCTTCAGTTTGTTCGGCCGGAAGCCCTCCCGGGACAAATGCGGTTCCGGTGGTGCTGTGGGCGGCGGGTGA
- the trxA gene encoding thioredoxin, whose product MIVEINEKTFENEVTRSDQPVVVDFWAEWCGPCRSMAPVIQQVAAEFAGRVKVGKVNVDQNQALTARFGIKGIPTLLFFRDGQVVDQEVGFTPRGVVVEKINALLKK is encoded by the coding sequence ATGATAGTAGAAATCAATGAAAAAACGTTCGAGAACGAAGTGACCAGGAGCGACCAGCCCGTGGTGGTTGACTTCTGGGCGGAATGGTGCGGCCCGTGCCGCAGTATGGCCCCGGTGATTCAGCAGGTGGCGGCAGAGTTTGCGGGCCGGGTCAAGGTCGGCAAGGTGAACGTCGACCAGAATCAGGCCTTGACCGCGCGGTTTGGGATCAAGGGGATTCCCACCTTGTTGTTCTTCAGGGACGGTCAGGTGGTCGACCAGGAGGTCGGCTTCACCCCGCGCGGTGTCGTGGTGGAGAAAATCAACGCCTTGCTAAAGAAATAG
- the rimP gene encoding ribosome maturation factor RimP encodes MAASDIAGRVEEMARPLAERKGLELVEVQYVTEGGRRYLRVFLDKPGGINLDDCEAVSRELDRALDDVDFIPHSYVLEVSSPGLERPLKRAEDYVRFKGRLVQINTYAPLNGRKKFSGRLMGSGEEGVTILLGEHELATIPWDQISKARLAVEF; translated from the coding sequence GTGGCGGCAAGTGATATCGCCGGGCGGGTCGAGGAAATGGCCCGTCCCTTGGCGGAAAGGAAAGGGCTCGAACTGGTCGAGGTTCAATACGTCACTGAGGGTGGTCGGCGGTACCTGAGGGTTTTCCTGGATAAACCCGGCGGGATCAACCTGGATGACTGTGAGGCCGTGTCGAGGGAGTTGGACCGGGCCCTGGATGATGTCGATTTCATCCCCCACTCCTACGTGTTGGAGGTTTCTTCGCCCGGGCTCGAGCGCCCGTTGAAAAGGGCTGAAGATTACGTGCGGTTCAAGGGGCGCCTGGTGCAGATCAACACCTATGCACCCCTGAACGGACGCAAGAAGTTCTCCGGTCGGTTGATGGGCAGCGGGGAAGAAGGCGTTACAATCCTTCTCGGCGAGCACGAGTTAGCAACCATTCCCTGGGATCAGATTTCCAAAGCCAGGTTGGCGGTAGAATTTTAG
- the nusA gene encoding transcription termination factor NusA, producing MNSEFLAALRDLEKERSISVEVLLEAIEAALLSAYRRNFGTSHNARVQVDRHTGDCKVYARRTVVQEVEDPQDQISLEEARAINPGYQLEDTVESEITPRNFGRIAAQTAKQVVVQRIREAERNMVFEEFASREGDIVTGVVQRIEQRNVYIELGKTEAVLPPAEQIPRENYRPGQRLKTYIVEVKKTTKGPLILVSRTHPGLLKRLFEIEVPELHQGLVELKAVAREAGIRSKIAVYSNDEGIDPVGACVGPKGARVQAIVQELNGEKIDVVKWSPDSSKFVSSSLSPAKVIAVEVWEDEKIARVIVPDYQLSLAIGKEGQNARLAAKLTGWKIDIKSESQMAEIYREYLEQQGYEQV from the coding sequence ATGAATAGCGAGTTTCTGGCGGCTTTGCGCGACCTGGAGAAAGAGCGCAGCATCAGTGTGGAAGTCCTGCTTGAAGCCATCGAGGCGGCGCTTTTGTCCGCCTACCGGCGCAATTTCGGGACTTCACACAACGCGCGGGTGCAGGTTGACCGCCACACCGGAGACTGCAAGGTGTACGCCAGGCGGACCGTTGTCCAGGAAGTGGAGGACCCCCAGGATCAGATTTCCCTTGAGGAGGCCAGAGCCATTAACCCGGGCTACCAACTGGAGGACACGGTAGAATCGGAAATCACGCCGCGCAATTTTGGACGTATCGCCGCCCAAACGGCAAAACAGGTGGTGGTGCAGCGGATTCGGGAAGCAGAGCGAAACATGGTCTTCGAGGAATTTGCCAGCCGCGAGGGCGACATCGTCACCGGTGTGGTGCAGCGCATCGAGCAGCGCAACGTGTACATCGAACTGGGCAAAACCGAAGCCGTGCTTCCCCCGGCGGAACAGATACCGAGAGAGAACTACCGGCCCGGTCAACGGCTGAAGACATATATTGTCGAAGTGAAGAAGACCACCAAGGGGCCGTTGATCCTGGTTTCCCGGACTCATCCGGGTCTCCTGAAGCGGCTGTTTGAGATTGAGGTTCCCGAGTTGCACCAGGGGCTGGTGGAACTGAAAGCGGTGGCGCGGGAGGCTGGGATCCGGTCCAAGATCGCCGTCTATTCGAATGATGAGGGCATTGATCCGGTCGGGGCTTGTGTCGGCCCGAAGGGCGCCCGGGTACAGGCGATCGTTCAGGAGTTGAACGGCGAGAAAATCGATGTCGTGAAGTGGAGCCCCGACTCCTCGAAGTTTGTGTCCAGTTCCCTGAGCCCGGCCAAGGTGATTGCGGTGGAGGTGTGGGAGGACGAAAAGATCGCCCGGGTGATCGTACCCGACTACCAACTGTCGCTGGCCATTGGGAAGGAAGGTCAAAACGCCCGCCTGGCCGCCAAGCTGACCGGTTGGAAAATCGACATCAAGAGCGAATCGCAGATGGCTGAAATTTACCGGGAATATCTTGAGCAGCAGGGCTACGAGCAGGTGTGA
- the rnpM gene encoding RNase P modulator RnpM, translating into MPAKKVPLRMCLGCREMRPKKELIRVVRTPAGTVEIDPTGKRPGRGAYVCGRESCVDQAVETRRLEKALKTGVLPETIQDLRREIERRAGGI; encoded by the coding sequence ATGCCCGCCAAAAAGGTGCCATTGCGCATGTGCCTGGGTTGCCGGGAGATGCGTCCCAAGAAGGAACTGATCCGGGTGGTGCGCACCCCGGCAGGCACCGTTGAGATAGATCCGACTGGAAAACGCCCGGGACGGGGTGCCTACGTATGCGGCAGGGAGTCGTGTGTCGATCAGGCCGTTGAGACGAGGAGGTTGGAAAAGGCCCTGAAAACAGGGGTTCTGCCCGAAACGATTCAGGATCTCCGGAGGGAGATAGAGAGGCGTGCAGGCGGTATATAA
- a CDS encoding L7Ae/L30e/S12e/Gadd45 family ribosomal protein, which produces MQAVYKLLGLGQRSRSVVSGDEGVRAKLERHQARLVIVARDAAPATRRDFLVLSARYAVPCVEFGTKGELGIAVGKSPRAVLALLEDNLARRVLDLLERSEDGSV; this is translated from the coding sequence GTGCAGGCGGTATATAAGCTACTGGGGCTTGGTCAGCGCTCCCGCAGCGTGGTATCCGGCGATGAGGGGGTGCGTGCCAAGTTGGAGAGACATCAGGCGCGGCTGGTGATTGTGGCCCGGGACGCGGCACCGGCGACGCGGCGGGATTTTCTCGTCCTGTCCGCGCGGTATGCGGTTCCGTGTGTGGAGTTCGGCACCAAGGGCGAACTCGGGATCGCGGTGGGCAAATCTCCGAGAGCGGTGCTGGCTCTCCTCGAAGACAATCTGGCCCGGCGCGTGTTGGATTTACTGGAAAGGTCGGAGGACGGTTCAGTATAG
- a CDS encoding DHH family phosphoesterase codes for MGNKSLAAVAAELRRAVRPVLAGHVMPDGDSIGSTLALGLMLEQLGKTVQMVSQDPIPATYRFLPGVERIHIGTVPDADYDYLVTLDCSVPERLGPDVKPLLSRPGIRVVNIDHHISTGPFADFNHIDPTAAAVGEIVFDLAEPLGVEITVDIGTCLYVAIATDTGSFRYENTTAGTHRRIARLMEMGLDAAAVNTRIYDEKPLAAIRLLHQVLGTLALSAGGRIAWLRLTRAMEAEYGEEVDVEDLINYARRISGVEVGILFRELPEGQIKVGFRSKRAVDVAALASAFGGGGHPRAAGCRFEGELAEAERQVLGATERVVAEAFDGRSP; via the coding sequence ATGGGTAACAAGAGCCTGGCGGCCGTCGCCGCAGAACTCAGGCGGGCGGTAAGGCCGGTTCTGGCTGGTCACGTAATGCCGGACGGCGACAGCATTGGTTCGACCTTGGCGCTGGGGCTGATGTTGGAACAACTGGGGAAGACGGTACAGATGGTCAGTCAGGACCCGATTCCGGCCACGTACCGCTTCCTGCCCGGTGTGGAGCGCATCCACATCGGCACCGTTCCGGATGCGGATTACGACTATCTGGTGACGCTCGATTGTTCGGTTCCCGAGCGTCTGGGACCGGACGTCAAACCCCTCCTGTCCCGCCCCGGAATCCGGGTGGTCAACATCGACCACCACATATCGACAGGCCCGTTTGCGGATTTCAACCATATCGACCCGACGGCGGCCGCCGTCGGGGAAATCGTGTTTGACCTGGCCGAACCCCTCGGGGTGGAAATAACCGTGGACATTGGGACTTGCCTCTACGTGGCGATTGCAACGGACACCGGTTCTTTCCGGTACGAGAACACTACGGCGGGAACACACCGGCGCATCGCCCGCTTGATGGAAATGGGCCTGGACGCGGCTGCCGTCAACACCCGCATCTACGACGAAAAACCCCTGGCCGCTATCAGGCTTCTGCACCAAGTTCTGGGCACCCTGGCCTTGAGCGCCGGCGGGCGGATCGCCTGGCTGAGGCTGACCAGGGCTATGGAAGCGGAATACGGCGAAGAGGTTGATGTCGAGGACCTGATCAACTACGCCCGCCGGATCAGCGGGGTGGAGGTCGGGATTCTGTTTCGGGAGCTGCCCGAAGGTCAGATCAAGGTCGGTTTCCGGTCCAAGCGCGCGGTGGATGTGGCCGCGTTGGCTTCGGCCTTCGGCGGAGGCGGACATCCCCGCGCCGCCGGCTGCCGATTTGAGGGTGAACTGGCGGAGGCCGAGCGACAGGTGCTCGGCGCCACGGAAAGGGTGGTCGCGGAGGCGTTTGATGGAAGGAGTCCTTAA
- the truB gene encoding tRNA pseudouridine(55) synthase TruB yields the protein MEGVLNVLKPPGMTSHDVVGFLRRRLGIRKVGHTGTLDPLAAGVLVVCVGRATRIAQYIPDDKVYRAELVLGITTTTGDAQGDVQRVEPLPDGLDLERLEEVLAGFAGPGLQVPPMTSARKVKGKKLYELARRGVEVPREARPVMIHRLRLVHTRFERSAHPRALIDVSCSKGTYVRTLCADIGARLGCGAYMSFLVRSAVGPFPITAARTLEELEGSLAGELIAVDTALGHLPAVLVHPGASRAVLSGRALYPPGIAAGPSPKEVDGYVRLRDETGLLAVAKPLAVRESPEPVAFQPVWVRGGA from the coding sequence ATGGAAGGAGTCCTTAACGTCCTTAAACCTCCCGGGATGACCTCCCACGACGTGGTCGGTTTCCTGAGACGCAGACTGGGGATCAGGAAGGTTGGCCATACCGGCACGCTGGACCCGTTGGCCGCCGGGGTGCTGGTCGTCTGCGTGGGCCGGGCGACCAGGATCGCTCAGTATATTCCGGATGACAAGGTCTACCGCGCCGAACTGGTCCTGGGAATCACCACCACGACCGGCGACGCTCAGGGTGACGTTCAACGGGTCGAGCCCCTTCCGGACGGCCTGGACTTGGAACGGCTGGAGGAGGTGCTCGCCGGGTTTGCCGGCCCGGGGTTGCAGGTGCCGCCGATGACGTCGGCGCGCAAGGTGAAGGGGAAAAAGTTGTACGAGTTGGCGCGCCGGGGGGTGGAGGTGCCGCGTGAAGCCCGCCCGGTCATGATCCACCGCCTCCGCCTGGTGCACACCAGGTTCGAGCGCAGCGCGCACCCGCGAGCGCTCATCGATGTGTCCTGCAGCAAGGGTACGTATGTCCGCACCCTGTGTGCCGACATCGGAGCGCGGCTGGGCTGCGGGGCCTATATGTCTTTCCTGGTGCGGTCGGCGGTAGGGCCGTTTCCAATCACGGCGGCACGGACCCTAGAGGAGCTCGAGGGATCGCTGGCCGGGGAGTTGATCGCGGTGGATACCGCCCTCGGCCATCTGCCGGCGGTGCTCGTTCATCCCGGAGCGTCACGGGCCGTTCTGTCCGGGAGAGCCCTCTATCCTCCCGGAATCGCCGCGGGCCCCAGCCCGAAAGAAGTAGACGGGTATGTGCGCCTGCGGGACGAAACGGGTCTTTTAGCCGTGGCGAAGCCGCTCGCTGTGAGAGAGTCCCCGGAGCCCGTGGCTTTTCAACCGGTCTGGGTGCGGGGCGGAGCTTAG